TTGCCGGGCTGTCCGGCGGGCTCTGGGTCGTGCCCATGGTGCTGTTCGGCCTGATGGTGGCCTATCACGGCGTGCGGCAGGGGCGGTCGACCTATCTTGTAGACATGGCGCCCGAGGGCAGCCGCGCGTCCTACTCTGCGCTGGCCAACACGCTGATCGGCGCCCTGCTTCTGCTGGTGGGGCTTCTTGGGGGCGCCCTGGCGGCGCTGGGGCCGGTAGTGGCGCTGGCGGGCTTCGCGGCGCTGTCGGCCCTTGGGGGTGTGCTGGCGCTGGGGCTGGCGGAGGTGGAAGGGCGTTGAACGCCCTTCCCGGCGCGCCGCGGCTTGCGGCGCGTACCGGTCCGGTGTTTCCTGCGCGCGAGGGATCGGTCGGCGCGGGGGCGGCATGCGGAGATTTGCGGACATTCTGGAGATCGCGGCAGAGCGCAAGGGCGGGCGTGCGGCGGTGCTGGCGGATATGCCGACGGTGCTGTCCACTGATGCGCTGGCGGCGATCCCGGACGAGCGTTGGCTGGCGCAGATGGCGCGCGGTATCCTGCAGACCGGGATCAGCTGGACCGTGGTGGACCGCAAGTGGCCCGGCATCCTCGAGGCCTTCCATGGCTTCGACGTGGTCCGCGTTTCGATGATGTCGGACGACTGGTTCGACGCGCTGATCGCCGACACCCGGATCATCCGCTCGCCGCCGAAGGTGCGGGCGGTGCAGGAAAACGCGGTCTTCATCCGCGAGATCGCCGCGGCGCATGGTTCTTTCGGGCGCTGGGTCGGGGATTGGCCCGCAGAGGATTTCGCTGGCCTTCTGGCGCGGCTGAAGGCCGACGGAGCGCGGCTGGGCGGGACGACCGGCGCCTATACGCTGCGGGTCATGGGGAAGGAGGGCTATATTCTCTCCGCCTCTGTAGTGGCGCGGCTGGTGGAAGAAGGGGTCGTGGACAAGGCGCCCAGCTCGCGAAAGGCCTGGGCGGCGGTTCAGGACGCCTTCAACCGGTGGCGGGCGGAGAGCGGGCAGAGCCTGACCGTGATCAGCCGGGTTCTGGCGCAAAGCATCGACGCCTGACCACGGGTCTGAGGAAAGCGCCGTCGACGGCGCTTTGAAGCCGCGTTGGCGCGGGTTCTCAAGGCTGTTCGAACAGCCTTACACGCGCCGGGATTGCAGGCTTCCTGACAGGCGCGGCAGGTCAGGCGCGCCGGGCCCCTGCGGGCCAATACGCGCGGCGCGCGGTTTCTTCCCGTTAGAGGGGGCAGGGGGCCTACAGCCGGGCGGGGCGCAGAGCTGGGCGCGCCCACGCCGGAGGGGGCGGCCCGGCGGACCGGCTTGGCAATCCGCGCCCGGTGGCTATGGTGGCGGGGTTTCAAAGAAGGAGGCCACCGATGCCAGAACTCCGCCATGTCGACGGTCCGCGCGGCGACCGGCTTGCCTGTGTGAAAACCGAAGGCCGGGGGCCCTGCGTGGTCTTCCTGTCCGGCTATCGCTCGGACATGGAGGGCACAAAGGCGGTCCATCTCGAGGGATGGGCCCGGGCGCGGGGGCAGGCTTTCCTGAGGCTCGACTATGCCGGGCACGGCGCCTCGGGTGGTGTCTTCGAAGAGGGCTGTATCGGTGACTGGGCGGCGGATGCCGAAGCGGTGATCCGCGCCATGGCGCCGGGGCCGGTGGTGCTGGTCGGCTCTTCCATGGGCGGCTGGATCGGCTGCCTGCTGGCGCGGCGCCTGCCGGAGGTCGCGGGCTTCATCGGTATCGCCGCCGCGCCGGACTTCACCGAGGACGGCTTCTGGGCGGGCTTCTCCGAGGATGAGCGGCGGCAGGTCATGGAGACCGGGCAGCTGCTGATGCCCTCGGCCTATGAAGACCCCTACGTGGTGACGCGCCGCCTGATCGAGGACGGCCGCGACAACCTTGTCCTGCGGGCGCCCCTGCCGATGCCATGGCCGGTCCGCCTGTTGCAGGGCACCTGTGATGAGGCGGTCAGCCGTGAGACCGCCCTGCGGCTTCTGGACCATATCGACGG
This region of Ponticoccus alexandrii genomic DNA includes:
- a CDS encoding DNA-3-methyladenine glycosylase I, giving the protein MRRFADILEIAAERKGGRAAVLADMPTVLSTDALAAIPDERWLAQMARGILQTGISWTVVDRKWPGILEAFHGFDVVRVSMMSDDWFDALIADTRIIRSPPKVRAVQENAVFIREIAAAHGSFGRWVGDWPAEDFAGLLARLKADGARLGGTTGAYTLRVMGKEGYILSASVVARLVEEGVVDKAPSSRKAWAAVQDAFNRWRAESGQSLTVISRVLAQSIDA
- a CDS encoding alpha/beta hydrolase — its product is MPELRHVDGPRGDRLACVKTEGRGPCVVFLSGYRSDMEGTKAVHLEGWARARGQAFLRLDYAGHGASGGVFEEGCIGDWAADAEAVIRAMAPGPVVLVGSSMGGWIGCLLARRLPEVAGFIGIAAAPDFTEDGFWAGFSEDERRQVMETGQLLMPSAYEDPYVVTRRLIEDGRDNLVLRAPLPMPWPVRLLQGTCDEAVSRETALRLLDHIDGPDIRLTLVKHADHRFSTPETLALIEAALEEVLA